A portion of the Bacteroides faecium genome contains these proteins:
- a CDS encoding RNA polymerase sigma factor, with product MNRCEYHNMTDPVLWGYLSTGDGIALEVLYRRYFSSLFNYGKSICANEDLVKDCIQDLFVKIYNNKASSPHFVKAYLFRILRNCIYDKIHSVIVDLSIEDVDFELSIEDEELEGLFARGDEDLLIGKRLRKAFSRLSANQKNAVYLRFIKDFSWAEIAEILHITPHSAMNLIARAISKLSSLLEK from the coding sequence ATGAACAGATGTGAATATCATAATATGACTGATCCAGTTTTATGGGGTTATTTATCTACAGGTGATGGAATAGCTCTTGAAGTATTGTATCGACGTTATTTCTCATCACTATTCAATTATGGTAAGTCTATTTGTGCCAATGAAGATTTGGTAAAGGATTGTATTCAGGATCTTTTTGTGAAAATCTATAATAATAAGGCTTCTTCTCCTCATTTTGTGAAGGCATATCTGTTCAGGATATTGAGAAATTGTATCTATGATAAAATACATTCTGTCATAGTTGATCTTTCTATTGAGGACGTTGATTTTGAATTGAGCATAGAGGATGAAGAACTGGAGGGCTTATTTGCCAGGGGGGACGAAGACTTGTTAATCGGTAAGCGTTTGCGCAAAGCTTTCTCACGTTTGTCTGCTAATCAGAAGAATGCCGTTTATCTACGTTTTATAAAAGACTTTTCTTGGGCGGAAATAGCAGAAATATTGCATATAACTCCCCATTCGGCAATGAATTTAATAGCTCGTGCTATATCCAAACTATCCTCTTTATTAGAAAAGTAA
- the rpsI gene encoding 30S ribosomal protein S9, whose product MEVVNALGRRKRAIARIFVSEGTGKITINKRDLAEYFPSTILQYVVKQPLNKLDVAEKYDIKVNLCGGGFTGQSQALRLAIARALVKMNAEDKVALRAEGFMTRDPRSVERKKPGQPKARRRFQFSKR is encoded by the coding sequence ATGGAAGTAGTAAATGCATTAGGCAGACGTAAACGTGCAATTGCACGCATATTCGTAAGCGAAGGTACAGGAAAGATTACTATCAACAAGAGAGACCTTGCAGAGTACTTTCCATCAACTATTCTTCAGTATGTTGTAAAACAACCATTGAACAAGTTGGATGTTGCTGAAAAGTATGACATCAAAGTAAACTTGTGTGGTGGTGGTTTCACAGGTCAGTCTCAGGCTTTGCGTTTGGCAATTGCCCGTGCACTGGTTAAGATGAACGCTGAAGATAAAGTTGCTCTTCGTGCAGAAGGCTTCATGACTCGTGACCCTCGTTCTGTTGAACGTAAGAAACCGGGACAGCCGAAAGCTCGTAGAAGATTCCAGTTCAGCAAGCGTTAA
- the tsf gene encoding translation elongation factor Ts encodes MAVSMADITKLRKMTGAGMMDCKNALTEAEGDFDKAMEIIRKKGQAVAAKRSEREASEGCVLAKTTGDRAVIVALKCETDFVAQNADFVKLTQDILDLAVANKCATLDEVKALPMGNGTVQDAVTDRSGITGEKMELDGYMTVEGAYTAVYNHMNRNGLCTIVAFNKEVNEQLAKQIAMQVAAMNPIAIDEDGVSEEVKQKEIEVAIEKTKAEQVQKAVEAALKKADINPAHVDSEEHMESNMAKGWITAEDVAKAKEIIATVSAEKAAHLPEQMIQNIAKGRLGKFLKEVCLLNQEDIMDGKKTVREVLAAADPELKIVDFKRFTLKAE; translated from the coding sequence ATGGCTGTAAGTATGGCTGATATTACCAAGCTGCGCAAAATGACCGGAGCTGGTATGATGGATTGCAAAAACGCGTTGACTGAAGCAGAAGGCGATTTCGACAAGGCAATGGAAATTATCCGTAAGAAAGGACAAGCTGTTGCTGCTAAGCGTTCGGAACGTGAAGCTTCTGAAGGTTGCGTTTTGGCTAAAACTACCGGTGACCGCGCCGTTATCGTTGCTTTGAAGTGTGAAACTGACTTTGTGGCTCAGAATGCTGATTTCGTGAAACTGACTCAGGATATTCTTGACCTTGCCGTGGCTAACAAATGCGCTACTTTGGACGAAGTGAAAGCATTGCCGATGGGTAACGGTACTGTACAGGATGCAGTGACTGACCGTAGCGGTATCACTGGTGAGAAAATGGAACTTGACGGTTACATGACTGTAGAAGGTGCATACACTGCTGTTTACAACCACATGAACAGAAATGGCCTTTGCACTATTGTTGCTTTCAACAAGGAAGTTAACGAGCAGTTGGCTAAGCAAATAGCTATGCAGGTTGCTGCCATGAACCCGATTGCAATTGATGAAGATGGCGTTTCTGAAGAAGTAAAACAGAAAGAAATCGAAGTTGCTATTGAGAAGACAAAAGCTGAACAGGTACAGAAAGCTGTAGAAGCTGCTTTGAAGAAAGCTGACATCAACCCGGCTCATGTGGACAGCGAAGAACACATGGAAAGCAACATGGCTAAAGGCTGGATTACAGCTGAAGATGTAGCTAAAGCAAAAGAAATCATTGCTACTGTTTCTGCTGAAAAGGCTGCTCACTTGCCTGAACAAATGATTCAGAACATTGCTAAAGGTCGTCTGGGCAAGTTCTTGAAAGAAGTTTGCTTATTGAACCAGGAAGATATCATGGACGGTAAGAAGACTGTAAGAGAAGTGTTGGCTGCTGCTGACCCTGAATTGAAGATTGTTGATTTCAAGCGTTTCACTTTGAAAGCTGAATAA
- a CDS encoding SusC/RagA family TonB-linked outer membrane protein, which produces MKSKIISILFLLVGISGIHAQSLTVTGKVVDNEGLEVIGGNVTVKGKQNTGTITDINGKYTITVSDPSKDVLVFSFIGLENMEVPVKGRKQIDVTMKAASVLLDEVVAIGYATVKRKDLTGSVASVRSDDLLKVPSSDVTQALAGRMAGVQIIQTDGQPGAAMSVRVRGGISITQSNEPLYIIDGFPTEDGMSSLDPADIESIDVLKDASATAIYGARGANGVVVITTKSGAKSEGKATLTFDSYVGVRTLAKRLNVLSVEEFVLADYERTLGDATDPAESMRAWQTRYGGFVDLHENYANREGIDWLDRTMGRTTVTQNYRVGVNGGNDKLNYNMSYGYFKDEGAMVYSGSDKHNISLSVRSEVNKRLSVTGRINFDYLKVYGAGVAGNGTNEGGSNVDAKFNKMVQILQYRPTIGIRGSDDELLAGEDPVLSDADGNVMQNPLIAAAEEKDNKETRTLQANGGLTFKIMKGLTFRNNTGMRYQLYRRELFYGDQSIMGRRSGIYGSIRNTETGSFQTSNVLTYDKRFQKKHKVVVQLGQEFVKRWTRVLESGVSGLPTDEFILGDMSLGTPSVASSDENFDDNLLSFFARLNYDFTDKYLFSATFRADGSSKFGKNNKWGYFPAVSAAWRVSEEDFIKRLNLFSDLKFRIGYGLAGNNRIGSYNSLALMSSIATAMGDKLTPGYASKQIPNPDLKWEANKTFNMGVDLGFLSQRITISPEFYINRSSNLLLNAQLPYSSGYQTMLINAGETKNVGVELTVNTVNFSTKKFSWNTTLTLSHNKNSVRALTGEAVQLYEAKFGFNQNTHRIAVGEPLGQFYGYITDGLYQVDDFNYDASTQTYTLKDGVPYHGDRGRIQPGMWKFRNLTEGDDIIDENDKTIIGNAQPKFYGGLNNSFTYKGFDLSVFLTFSYGNEVLNATKLVTSKIGSQNYNALDVMNSSNRWMTINSAGQKVTDPGELAALNAGKTVAAYHDAQQGDNYIHSWAVEDASYLKLSNVTVGYTFPKHLIARVGLKNLRLYATGNNLLTWTKYTGFDPEVSTMKSGLTPGVDFGAYPLSRSFIFGLNVAF; this is translated from the coding sequence TGGTGGACAACGAGGGCTTGGAAGTGATTGGGGGAAATGTAACTGTGAAAGGCAAACAAAACACAGGTACAATCACCGACATCAACGGTAAATACACCATTACCGTCAGCGACCCGTCTAAAGATGTACTGGTCTTTTCTTTTATCGGTCTGGAAAACATGGAAGTGCCCGTGAAAGGAAGGAAGCAGATTGATGTGACTATGAAAGCGGCTTCGGTACTGCTGGACGAAGTGGTGGCTATCGGTTATGCCACAGTGAAACGTAAAGACCTGACCGGCTCCGTAGCTTCCGTCAGAAGCGATGATTTGCTCAAAGTCCCTTCGTCCGATGTCACCCAAGCTCTTGCGGGACGTATGGCAGGTGTACAGATTATACAGACAGACGGACAACCGGGAGCTGCCATGTCAGTACGTGTACGTGGGGGTATATCAATAACACAGAGCAACGAACCGCTTTATATTATCGACGGATTCCCAACGGAAGACGGCATGTCCAGTCTCGACCCCGCTGATATTGAGAGCATTGATGTCTTGAAAGACGCTTCGGCAACAGCCATCTATGGTGCCCGCGGAGCGAACGGGGTAGTGGTAATCACTACCAAAAGCGGTGCGAAAAGTGAAGGAAAGGCGACGCTTACTTTCGATTCGTATGTGGGAGTACGTACGCTTGCCAAACGTCTGAATGTACTGAGTGTGGAAGAATTCGTACTGGCGGATTATGAAAGAACATTAGGTGACGCCACCGACCCCGCAGAAAGTATGCGGGCATGGCAAACCCGTTACGGCGGCTTTGTCGATTTGCACGAGAATTATGCTAACCGTGAGGGTATAGATTGGCTGGACCGTACTATGGGACGCACCACCGTCACACAGAACTACCGGGTAGGCGTAAACGGCGGTAATGATAAACTGAACTATAATATGTCTTACGGCTACTTCAAGGACGAAGGCGCCATGGTATATAGCGGAAGCGACAAACACAATATCTCGCTTAGTGTAAGGAGCGAAGTGAACAAGCGTCTTTCCGTCACAGGACGTATCAACTTCGATTACCTGAAAGTATATGGCGCAGGTGTTGCCGGAAACGGAACGAACGAAGGCGGCAGCAATGTGGACGCTAAGTTCAATAAAATGGTGCAGATACTGCAATACCGTCCTACCATCGGTATTCGTGGAAGTGATGATGAACTATTGGCAGGAGAAGACCCCGTATTGAGCGATGCGGACGGTAACGTAATGCAGAATCCGTTGATAGCTGCTGCCGAAGAAAAGGACAACAAGGAAACACGTACCTTGCAAGCCAATGGCGGCTTGACCTTTAAAATAATGAAAGGACTGACTTTCCGGAATAATACGGGTATGCGTTACCAGCTATACCGACGCGAACTTTTCTATGGCGACCAGTCTATTATGGGAAGACGTAGCGGTATCTACGGCTCTATCCGAAATACGGAAACCGGAAGTTTCCAAACGTCCAACGTCCTGACTTACGACAAGCGCTTTCAGAAGAAACATAAAGTAGTCGTGCAACTGGGACAGGAATTCGTGAAACGTTGGACACGTGTTCTTGAATCCGGTGTGAGCGGACTGCCTACCGATGAATTTATTCTAGGTGATATGAGCCTGGGAACTCCGTCCGTTGCTTCATCCGACGAAAATTTTGACGACAACCTGCTTTCTTTCTTCGCCCGTCTCAACTACGATTTCACCGACAAATATTTGTTCTCCGCCACTTTCCGCGCGGACGGCTCTTCCAAATTCGGCAAGAACAACAAATGGGGATACTTTCCCGCCGTATCGGCCGCCTGGCGTGTGAGCGAAGAGGATTTTATAAAAAGATTGAATCTCTTTTCCGACTTGAAATTCCGTATCGGATACGGTCTGGCAGGTAACAACCGCATCGGTAGCTACAACAGCCTTGCCCTGATGTCTTCCATTGCCACAGCTATGGGGGATAAACTCACCCCCGGTTATGCTTCCAAGCAGATACCGAATCCCGACTTGAAATGGGAAGCGAACAAGACATTTAATATGGGCGTAGATTTGGGCTTTCTGAGCCAACGTATCACTATCTCGCCCGAATTCTATATTAATAGGAGTAGTAATCTGCTGTTGAATGCCCAATTGCCTTATTCTTCCGGTTATCAGACTATGTTGATTAACGCCGGCGAAACGAAGAATGTGGGAGTGGAACTGACTGTGAATACAGTGAACTTCTCTACAAAGAAATTCAGTTGGAACACTACGCTTACGTTGTCGCACAACAAGAATTCCGTGAGAGCATTGACCGGTGAGGCGGTACAACTCTACGAAGCCAAGTTCGGCTTTAACCAAAACACACACCGTATTGCTGTCGGAGAACCGTTGGGACAATTCTATGGCTACATTACGGATGGCTTGTATCAGGTGGATGATTTCAATTACGACGCTTCCACCCAAACTTATACACTGAAAGACGGTGTGCCTTATCATGGGGATAGAGGGCGGATTCAGCCGGGAATGTGGAAGTTCAGAAACTTGACCGAAGGGGATGATATCATTGATGAAAATGATAAAACGATTATCGGCAACGCCCAACCGAAATTCTACGGCGGTCTGAACAACTCCTTTACTTACAAAGGATTTGACTTGAGCGTATTCCTTACTTTCAGTTATGGCAATGAGGTGTTGAACGCCACCAAACTGGTTACCAGTAAAATAGGCAGCCAGAACTATAATGCATTAGACGTAATGAACAGCTCCAACCGCTGGATGACCATCAACTCCGCAGGGCAGAAAGTAACAGACCCCGGAGAACTGGCTGCTTTGAACGCCGGCAAAACGGTAGCCGCCTATCATGATGCGCAGCAAGGAGACAATTATATCCACTCTTGGGCAGTAGAAGACGCTTCCTATTTAAAACTGAGTAATGTGACTGTGGGATATACATTCCCGAAACACCTGATTGCGAGAGTAGGATTGAAGAACCTGCGCCTGTATGCTACGGGCAATAACTTGTTAACGTGGACAAAATATACAGGTTTCGACCCGGAAGTCTCTACAATGAAAAGCGGGCTGACACCCGGTGTTGACTTTGGAGCATATCCCCTCAGCCGTTCTTTCATTTTTGGTCTAAACGTAGCTTTCTAA
- a CDS encoding FecR family protein, which translates to MDKRNTHIRSVGSLLLHYLKRREATAPAGLEDELWQCIERNIKENKRRRIIYYLKWSFSTAAVILLFVGLGYYYSNEEPDIKAQVALLPTVVSEENEIVLSGGNNERLTIENGATVSYTSQGTISVNKTIVRQKEKEEKNEENVYNQIIVPKGRHSSLLLADGTRLDINAGSRVVYPSHFKKDKREIYIEGEVFLDVKRNESAPFIVKTSHFDIEVLGTAFNVHAYKDDVKSSVVLLRGIVNVKGEHGDKMNLVPNELASIRNGVILGKERVNAEEYISWTKGVFILKNELLGDVFKKLERYFDREIILTGKMPVEPLCGKIDLNEGIQEIIRFISLTAPIVVEERDSIFYVSPK; encoded by the coding sequence ATGGATAAAAGAAATACACATATCCGTTCTGTTGGCAGTTTATTGCTGCATTATTTGAAAAGACGGGAGGCAACGGCTCCTGCCGGGCTTGAGGATGAATTGTGGCAATGCATTGAACGGAATATTAAAGAGAATAAACGTCGTCGCATAATATATTATCTGAAATGGTCATTTTCTACAGCCGCTGTAATATTGCTATTTGTAGGGCTGGGTTATTATTATTCCAATGAAGAGCCGGATATAAAGGCTCAAGTTGCTTTATTGCCAACAGTAGTATCTGAAGAAAATGAGATAGTATTATCCGGAGGTAATAATGAACGGTTGACGATTGAAAATGGGGCGACTGTATCATATACTTCGCAGGGCACTATTTCTGTAAATAAAACAATAGTGCGGCAGAAAGAGAAGGAAGAAAAAAATGAAGAAAATGTGTATAATCAAATTATAGTTCCCAAAGGCAGGCATAGTAGCCTGTTGTTGGCAGATGGGACTAGGCTTGATATAAATGCCGGTTCCCGGGTAGTGTATCCATCTCATTTTAAAAAAGATAAGCGGGAGATTTATATAGAAGGAGAAGTGTTTTTAGACGTAAAACGTAATGAATCAGCACCTTTTATTGTGAAGACTTCACATTTTGATATTGAAGTGCTTGGTACGGCTTTTAATGTACATGCTTATAAAGATGATGTAAAATCTTCAGTTGTTTTGTTACGCGGAATAGTAAATGTAAAAGGTGAGCATGGGGACAAAATGAATTTGGTTCCTAATGAATTGGCTTCAATTAGAAATGGAGTAATTCTAGGAAAAGAGCGAGTGAATGCAGAAGAATATATTAGTTGGACTAAAGGGGTTTTTATTCTGAAAAATGAATTGTTGGGTGATGTTTTCAAAAAGTTGGAAAGGTACTTTGACCGGGAAATAATACTAACTGGTAAAATGCCCGTTGAACCACTTTGTGGGAAAATAGATTTGAATGAAGGCATTCAGGAAATTATTCGTTTCATATCTCTTACAGCTCCAATTGTAGTGGAGGAGCGAGATAGCATTTTTTACGTTTCCCCTAAATGA
- the rpsB gene encoding 30S ribosomal protein S2, protein MSRTNFDTLLEAGCHFGHLKRKWNPAMAPYIFMERNGIHIIDLHKTVAKVDEAAEALKQIAKSGKKVLFVATKKQAKQVVAEKAQSVNMPYVIERWPGGMLTNFPTIRKAVKKMATIDKLTNDGTYANLSKREVLQISRQRAKLDKTLGSIADLTRLPSALFVIDVMKENIAVREANRLGIPVFGIVDTNSDPSNVDFVIPANDDATKSVEVILDACCAAMIEGLEERKAEKIDMEAAGETPANKGKKKSVKARLDKSDEEAINAAKAAAFIKEDEEA, encoded by the coding sequence ATGTCAAGAACAAATTTTGATACATTATTGGAAGCCGGATGCCACTTCGGACACCTTAAGAGAAAGTGGAACCCTGCAATGGCTCCTTATATTTTCATGGAACGCAATGGTATTCACATCATTGACCTCCACAAAACTGTTGCAAAAGTAGACGAAGCTGCTGAAGCTTTGAAACAGATTGCCAAATCTGGCAAGAAAGTTCTTTTTGTTGCTACTAAAAAACAAGCTAAACAAGTTGTAGCTGAGAAAGCTCAATCTGTTAATATGCCTTATGTAATCGAACGCTGGCCGGGTGGTATGTTGACCAACTTCCCGACTATCCGTAAGGCTGTGAAGAAAATGGCTACTATCGATAAATTGACTAACGATGGTACTTATGCTAACCTTTCCAAGAGAGAAGTTCTTCAGATTTCACGTCAACGTGCAAAATTGGACAAGACTTTGGGCTCTATCGCTGACCTGACTCGTCTGCCGTCTGCATTGTTCGTTATCGACGTAATGAAAGAAAATATCGCAGTTCGTGAAGCTAACCGTTTGGGTATTCCAGTATTCGGTATCGTTGATACTAACTCTGATCCTTCAAACGTTGATTTCGTAATTCCTGCTAACGATGACGCTACTAAATCAGTAGAAGTGATCCTCGATGCTTGCTGCGCTGCAATGATCGAAGGTTTGGAAGAAAGAAAAGCTGAAAAGATCGACATGGAAGCTGCTGGTGAAACTCCTGCCAACAAAGGTAAGAAGAAATCAGTAAAAGCTAGACTCGACAAGTCTGACGAAGAAGCTATCAACGCAGCTAAGGCTGCTGCTTTCATCAAGGAAGACGAAGAGGCTTAA
- the rplM gene encoding 50S ribosomal protein L13, protein MDTLSYKTISANKATVTKEWVIVDATDQTLGRLGAKVAKLLRGKYKPNFTPHVDCGDNVIIINADKVKLTGNKWNDRVYLSYTGYPGGQREMTPARLIAKPNGEERLLKKVVKGMLPKNILGARLLENLYVYAGSEHKQAAQNPKMIDINLYK, encoded by the coding sequence GTGGATACTTTAAGTTACAAGACCATTTCTGCCAACAAAGCAACTGTAACCAAAGAATGGGTTATTGTTGACGCTACAGACCAGACATTAGGTCGTCTGGGAGCAAAAGTTGCAAAATTGTTGAGAGGAAAGTACAAACCAAACTTTACTCCTCACGTAGACTGCGGTGATAACGTTATCATCATCAATGCAGACAAAGTAAAACTGACTGGTAACAAGTGGAATGACAGAGTTTATTTGTCATATACAGGCTACCCTGGTGGTCAGAGAGAGATGACTCCTGCCCGTTTGATTGCTAAACCGAACGGCGAAGAGAGATTACTGAAAAAAGTAGTGAAGGGCATGCTTCCTAAGAATATCTTGGGAGCAAGATTGCTGGAAAACTTGTATGTTTACGCTGGTAGCGAACACAAACAAGCTGCACAGAACCCGAAAATGATTGATATTAACTTATATAAATAA
- a CDS encoding RagB/SusD family nutrient uptake outer membrane protein — protein sequence MKKIHLLYIASALLLTGLTSCEDLLTEEPNSKYDRDRYFDSEEKAEMAVMGIYGSLSDFNHYGWYEMAAPASDDTYYTARTQSDNQVHDIAHYQLNSTNTWIESIWKLKYEGIDRANLTIDGISGMMGYSDNTRLKALEAEARFLRAFLAFDLVKGWGDVPFKTAYSSSYESAFGERVDRETIYDEIITDLTFAKNNLDWATASSTPERVTQGAARALLMRVYLQRAGYSLHSNGQLERPDDSKRKQYFDAVIKEWEAFEDKGYHDFYDGGYEALFKSFSQGVLNTKESLWEIAFYHSQGRRNGGAWGIYNGPQVAEPTGISASEANQYMGRANGFFIVVPEWRNFFEEKDKRRDIAICTYRYTWNGTIKEHVKEERSAGSWYVGKWRREWMPKDSWNKNINYADVNYCPLRYADVVLMAAEAYNETGTDRQKAWNLLNSVRTRSEATSITEANYEEMMSARKKTHNLTFIDDSTPEGKFRTALYWERGLELAFEGQRKYDLIRWGVLGKALKLFGEVSSVNQKENKPYPAYRNFIEGKHELFPIPLKEIQSNPKLNGMNNNGY from the coding sequence ATGAAAAAGATACATCTATTATATATCGCATCCGCTTTATTACTGACAGGACTTACCTCTTGCGAGGACTTGCTGACAGAAGAACCCAATTCAAAGTATGACCGCGACCGCTATTTCGATTCGGAAGAAAAAGCGGAAATGGCAGTCATGGGGATATACGGCTCACTGTCGGATTTTAACCATTACGGTTGGTACGAAATGGCTGCTCCGGCATCTGACGATACCTATTATACCGCCCGTACACAGTCTGACAACCAGGTGCACGACATCGCGCACTACCAGCTCAACTCCACAAATACATGGATTGAAAGCATCTGGAAACTGAAATATGAAGGAATCGACCGTGCCAACCTGACTATCGACGGTATCAGCGGCATGATGGGATACAGTGACAATACCCGTCTGAAAGCACTGGAAGCCGAAGCCCGTTTCCTGCGTGCCTTCCTTGCATTCGACTTGGTGAAAGGCTGGGGAGATGTCCCTTTCAAAACCGCTTATTCCTCATCCTATGAATCTGCTTTCGGTGAACGTGTAGACCGGGAAACGATTTACGATGAAATTATAACCGACCTTACTTTTGCCAAGAACAATCTGGATTGGGCAACCGCTTCTTCCACTCCCGAACGGGTGACGCAGGGAGCAGCCCGTGCATTGCTGATGCGTGTGTATCTGCAACGTGCCGGATATAGCCTTCACTCAAACGGGCAGTTGGAACGTCCGGACGATAGCAAGCGGAAACAATACTTCGATGCAGTGATAAAAGAATGGGAAGCTTTTGAAGATAAAGGATACCATGACTTTTATGACGGCGGCTATGAAGCGCTCTTCAAAAGTTTCTCGCAAGGCGTGTTGAATACGAAAGAGAGCCTTTGGGAAATTGCTTTCTATCATTCACAGGGACGTCGCAACGGTGGAGCATGGGGGATTTATAACGGTCCGCAGGTGGCGGAACCTACCGGAATCTCCGCGTCTGAAGCAAATCAGTATATGGGACGTGCCAATGGTTTCTTTATCGTTGTTCCCGAATGGCGCAACTTCTTTGAAGAGAAAGATAAGCGTCGTGACATAGCGATTTGTACCTATCGCTACACTTGGAATGGCACTATAAAGGAACATGTAAAAGAAGAAAGAAGTGCCGGAAGCTGGTACGTCGGAAAATGGCGCAGGGAATGGATGCCGAAAGATTCATGGAACAAGAACATCAATTACGCCGATGTGAATTATTGTCCTTTACGCTATGCCGATGTCGTATTAATGGCTGCCGAAGCATACAATGAAACAGGAACCGACCGTCAGAAAGCTTGGAATCTGTTGAATAGCGTGCGTACACGTTCCGAAGCCACTTCTATTACAGAAGCGAATTATGAAGAAATGATGAGCGCACGGAAAAAAACGCATAACTTGACTTTCATCGACGACTCTACCCCCGAAGGAAAGTTCCGTACGGCTCTCTACTGGGAACGTGGTCTTGAACTGGCTTTTGAAGGACAACGCAAATACGACCTGATACGTTGGGGAGTGTTGGGAAAGGCGCTGAAACTGTTTGGTGAAGTCAGTTCCGTGAATCAGAAAGAGAACAAACCTTATCCCGCTTACCGTAATTTTATAGAAGGCAAACATGAGCTTTTCCCTATCCCTCTGAAGGAAATACAAAGTAATCCGAAACTCAATGGAATGAATAATAACGGGTATTAG